Within Kineococcus endophyticus, the genomic segment GGTCGACGGCCCGCAGCGTCCCGTACCCGGACTGGGTGGGCAGCCGTCCGGCCAGGACGGCGGCCAGCGACGGCTCCTCCACGTGCACGACGACCTGCGCCCCGGGGACGAGGCGCTGCACGTCCGCGACGTGCCGCGACAGCCCTTCGGCGAGGGAGGCGACGACGTCGCGTCGCGCCCCGGGGTCGGAGACGCTGCGCTCGCCCCGGTTGAGCTCGACGCTCGCGAGCAGCGACCAGGGTCCGACGACCGAGACCGCCAGCGGGCCCGTCCACCCGTCGGCGGCCTCGGCGAGCTCGTCGAGGTCGGCGCGCAGGAAGGCGTCCGCGCGGGCGGCGTCCCGGCCGGGGGCGTCGACGAACCGCCAGCCCGCCGGTTGCCGGTCGACCGGCAGGTCCACGAGCAGCGAGGCCGTGCGCCCCAACGGGTCCGCCCCTGGCCCTCGGGCCGGGAGCTGGGCGAGGTGGGGGACGTGCGGCGGGTCGCCGAGCTCCCCGAAGACGGTGCGGGCGGCTTCGCGGGGGTCCTCCCCCGGCAGCGCGCCGACGGCGGCGGCGGATCCTGGCACGCCGGAACGCTACCCGTCGGGGGGTGCGGTCACCGGCGGGCATCCCCCGAAGGTCGGACCCGGGTCCCGACCGTCGTCCGTTGGCGGGGACCCGCCCCGTGCGGGTGGATGGGTCCTCACAGCAGACTCCTGGGAAGGCACACGCCATGCACCACCGCCGTCGAGTCGTCCGTCGCGCCGGGGCCGCCACCGTGGGGGTGCTCGCCCTGACCGGACCCCTGCTCGTCGCGAGCCCCGCGAGCGGCGCCCCCGCCCCCTCTCCTCTCGGGACCACCCGGCCCGCGACCGTCGCCGCTGCGGACGCCGAGTTCCTGGCGCGGACCCCCGAGCGCTTCCGCGACCAGCAGCTCGCCTGGGCCCCCTGCTCGCGCGAGCAGGTCGGCCTGCTCGCCAGCCTGACCGGCGGGTTGG encodes:
- a CDS encoding methionine synthase, whose protein sequence is MPGSAAAVGALPGEDPREAARTVFGELGDPPHVPHLAQLPARGPGADPLGRTASLLVDLPVDRQPAGWRFVDAPGRDAARADAFLRADLDELAEAADGWTGPLAVSVVGPWSLLASVELNRGERSVSDPGARRDVVASLAEGLSRHVADVQRLVPGAQVVVHVEEPSLAAVLAGRLPTQSGYGTLRAVDRAEVRDGLRDVLAAVRSAGAEPVLRLDSAQAPWSLVREVGAAGVALDVRDLGPAGWESVAACVEDGLLLWAGAMPVPARTGLPVPSNAAVVDAVRQPWRRIGLPATALADVVLMPATGLADAPPSLVRDLLTRLRAAAAALEEASGD